In Miscanthus floridulus cultivar M001 chromosome 5, ASM1932011v1, whole genome shotgun sequence, one genomic interval encodes:
- the LOC136453480 gene encoding uncharacterized protein: MEKAPEVLMREGSRKRDCPDSELESHQILAHEEKSQQLLAHEEKSQHILAQEERSRQFLARLAIEDAFWDHVDESSGVRPVRTDANHAEQKPFGWKVDLPSVLKKGEEKEADDDDEDNDDPDLEALRFRKRWSRIWSRHHGCFDDTTLVPPMRYTDEPPIDRIYPGDTLQIFSAMIAGIGGGFQWPLCVFGLVAIRDHVDHNRNIIFQRSRSECQTLTKEDPYLVLTGPARAVVFSAPVTIEVYLKVKGPTELEDKTLCCLANEMRDKGAPYSYMFHQTCSGKFSTVEFTLGHITSSVEATISVRVISGSWPHGFQGEFAACLVRTGDIFHGKHEGPVIGGRTRSTSVDHKKITLLSFGDEKVPVTGDGVIELSRSVVSAKSNSNLEVSVRAWQDANNAVQALAAFAAKEAGRSSCTLDIGSCKMVVIVAWSLISDEPELRREVEPQHLMM; this comes from the exons ATGGAGAAGGCGCCCGAGGTGTTGATGAGGGAGGGTTCCAGGAAGAGAGATTGCCCTGATTCTGAGTTAGAATCCCACCAGATCCTAGCACATGAAGAAAAATCCCAGCAGCTCCTAGCACATGAAGAAAAATCCCAGCACATCCTAGCACAGGAAGAAAGATCCCGGCAGTTCCTTGCACGTCTAGCTATCGAGGATGCGTTTTGGGATCATGTGGATGAATCTAGTGGGGTACGTCCGGTGAGGACGGACGCGAACCATGCGGAACAGAAACCGTTTGGGTGGAAGGTGGATTTGCCGAGCGTATTGAAGAagggggaggagaaggaggcggatgatgatgatgaggacaacgACGACCCGGACCTCGAGGCTCTCCGATTTCGCAAAAGATGGAGCCGTATATGGTCCCGCCACCACGGATGCTTCGATGACACCA CTCTTGTCCCCCCTATGCGCTATACTGATGAGCCTCCAATTGATAGAATCTACCCTGGCGATACTCTACAGATCTTTTCAGCCATGATTGCAGGAATAGGAGGTGGCTTCCAGTGGCCTCTCTGTGTGTTCGGTCTGGTTGCCATACGCGACCATGTTGATCACAATCGCAATATTATCTTCCAGCGCTCAAGGTCTGAGTGCCAAACCCTCACTAAGGAG GATCCATATTTAGTACTCACAGGTCCTGCCCGTGCTGTTGTGTTTTCGGCTCCTGTAACCATCGAGGTTTACCTGAAAGTGAAGGGCCCTACTGAACTTGAGGATAAAACTTTATGCTGTCTTGCTAATGAAATGCGAGACAAAGGAGCGCCTTATTCATACATGTTCCATCAGACTTGCAGTGGCAAGTTTAGCACAGTGGAGTTTACACTTGGGCATATTACTTCCTCTGTCGAGGCCACAATATCTGTTCGAGTTATCAGTGGTTCATGGCCACATGGTTTTCAGGGTGAGTTTGCTGCCTGTTTGGTTAGAACTGGTGATATTTTTCATGGTAAGCATGAAGGTCCTGTTATTGGAGGTAGGACCCGTAGCACCAGTGTTGATCACAAGAAAATAACCCTGCTTAGTTTTGGAGATGAGAAAGTGCCTGTGACTGGTGATGGTGTGATTGAGCTTTCTCGTAGTGTTGTTTCTGCTAAAAGTAACAGCAACCTGGAAGTTTCTGTTAGGGCATGGCAAGATGCTAACAATGCTGTGCAAGCTTTGGCGGCATTTGCGGCCAAGGAAGCAGGTAGAAGCTCTTGTACGCTTGACATTGGATCCTGTAAAATGGTGGTTATTGTGGCCTGGTCACTCATTTCGGATGAGCCGGAACTTCGTCGAGAAGTTGAGCCTCAGCATTTAATGATGTGA